CGACCGCCGCAGCCCGCCCCGGGAAGGTCCGGCACTGCTGCAGGGGATCGTGGTCTGCGGCAAGTGTGGCCACAAGATGGGCGTTCATTACCACTGGAGACAGGAGGAACTGGTTCCCGGTTACGTGTGCGCCCGCAAGGAGGAGCCCGTCTGTCAGACCGTCCATGGGAAGAGCGTCGACGAGGCGGTCGGTGAGCTTCTCGTCGAGCTCATGACCCCCATGACCCTGGAGGTCTCCTTGAGCGTCCAGCAGGAACTCGCACAGCGCTTCGAGCAGGCGGAGCGGTTGCGCCGAAAACAGGTCGACCGGGCGCGTTATGAAGCCGACTTGGCTCGCCGACGCTTCCTCCAGGTCGATCCCGACAACCGGCTGGTCGTCGCCAGCCTGGAGGCGGAGTGGAACGAAAAGCTGCAGTTCCTGGTCGCCGCCGAGGAGGAGTTTGAGCGCCGCCTCGCCGAGGACCGCAAGCCCCTCGACGAAGAGCTCAAGGCGAAGGTCCGATCCTTGGTCAGCGACTTCTCCCGGCTCTGGGCCGATCCGCAGACGCCCGCTCGAGAGCGCAAGCGGATGGCGCGGTTGCTCGTCGAAGACGTCACCCTCCGGCGTGGAGACGAGATCACCGTGCACGTCCGCTTCAAAGGCGGCACCATGAAGACCTTGACCTTGCCGGTTCCCCTCAACCTCATCGAGCTCAGTAAGACGGATCCCGAGATCATCCGAGAGATCGATCGGCTTCTCGACCACCATACCGAGAGCGAGATCGCAGATCTGCTCAACGGCAACGGTGTCTGCCCTTCCAAGAGCCAGAGCTTCAACCCGGCTCTCGTCCAGAGCCTCCGCATAGCCTACAAGCTCAAGAGTCGATCCCGACGCCTGCGCGAGGCGGGCCACCTTACGGCGCAGGAACTGGCCGCCAAGCTACATGTGGGCTATGAGATGCTCAAGCGCTGGGAGCATCACGATCTGCTCAACGCCCACTATTATGGGAGAAGGAATTGTCGCTACGAGGATCCGACCCTCGACCCCAGTCTTACCGCCGAAGAGGTCCGAGACCGCCTTCGGGCCACATGCAGAGAACTCGAACGAACTAGCGACGAGGTGCAGTATGAAGCGTAGCCTTGACTGAGCAGATACTCAAGCCGGCGGACTTGAGCGGGCTCCTCCCAGCTCACCGGCACGTGCTTGTATCTGCCCGCCCACAGCTTGCCAGGCCATCGGTGGACGCCCCCTACCTCCTTGCTCAAATTCGTGTTCACGAAACATTCGAAGCGGGCCAGATGCTCGACGTCCTCGGGCACCAACAAAGCGTGGAGGTGCGTGGACAATGCCACGACGCCGCACACTGTCATGTCGTACTTGCGTTGTGCTCGCCCGAGCACGCCGACCACGAGGTCGTTGATCTCTGCGGACGGACGCAGCAGGTGGCGGTTCTGGATGACGACGTCGGTCGTCTCGACGAGGGTCCTGGGCTCGACGTATCTCGGCTCTCGTTGCGCCATGTCTTTCTCCTGAAATCGAGGCGAGCGTCGACACGTCCTCCTGACGGTCGCCGGGGGACGGCCGCGGTCGGGAGGGGACGCTCGCCAAGGGTTCAAGAGATATAAGACGTCTGCCGGCGCCTGAATCTTCGCTGAAGCTCAAAGGAATTCCGAGGCAGCAGCCCCATCACCTGCCTTCCGAATCACAAGTAGCCTGTTTTCAGCCAGTTAGGCGCACTGTGACGTATTTCACAGCAGATCGGTGTCAGATTCGGACGCTCGGCGTC
This window of the bacterium genome carries:
- a CDS encoding recombinase family protein yields the protein MSDPHHKVTARHLTRSAYLYIRQSTLHQVNDHTESTRRQYDLSGRARALGWSQEQIIVVDSDQGQSGSTADRIGFQMLVSEVGLGHAGLVMGLEVSRLARNSADWHRLLEICALTDTLILDEDGIYNPAHFNDRLLLGLKGTMSEAELHVLRSRLQGGLLNKARRGELNIPLPIGFIYDEQSRVVLDPDVQVQEAIQTLFATFPRVGSALGIAKFFRKEKILFPHRAPARGPRHKLPVVWKDLGVNTVLRVLHNPRYAGIYCYGRTRQYRTPQGRYVRQKRPADEWCAWIPDAHEGYISQQEYEENLRRLAQNAQAIGADRRSPPREGPALLQGIVVCGKCGHKMGVHYHWRQEELVPGYVCARKEEPVCQTVHGKSVDEAVGELLVELMTPMTLEVSLSVQQELAQRFEQAERLRRKQVDRARYEADLARRRFLQVDPDNRLVVASLEAEWNEKLQFLVAAEEEFERRLAEDRKPLDEELKAKVRSLVSDFSRLWADPQTPARERKRMARLLVEDVTLRRGDEITVHVRFKGGTMKTLTLPVPLNLIELSKTDPEIIREIDRLLDHHTESEIADLLNGNGVCPSKSQSFNPALVQSLRIAYKLKSRSRRLREAGHLTAQELAAKLHVGYEMLKRWEHHDLLNAHYYGRRNCRYEDPTLDPSLTAEEVRDRLRATCRELERTSDEVQYEA